TCCAAATCTTTTCTCATCCCATTTTTAtcaacataatacaatatttgcTGCAAAAGAGAGCTaactttagtttaaaacaaaattcgtATTGTAAAATCGTAGTTCAACGATAAATTTTCTACTTATGGAGAATCCCTCGCATTATGGATTTTGAAAAAGAAACAAGGGGTACAGCACTAAAATAATACGTCAAAGATTGAAAAAGACATTGAGATTCGCGAACTGGATTTTATACACAAAGCCCTTCCCTAAGCATAACTACCTCATCACCGACGCCCTTGATTGGCCACCGAATATAAAATCTCAAGGCTAGTGAAATTAATTGTCAGCGGTTCTACCCATATTGCAACCAGTTATCGTAGTTGACTTCCAAAGAACTCGCTGTGTTTCTATACCAATCCTGCCTTCGCGGGCCCTTCTTGagaaattaagattttatatttacttacgtTTGAACAGATCtacttatattctaaaatatgttaTTCGTATAGACTTACTCCAATAATTACTTTCAAACCACATTTTAATTTGCCTATGTAGAAAATGCTACAGTAAGAACGATATGTTACGAGTACTAATAACAACCCACGGGTCTGTACATTCAATAGCAACCCTGAGAGTGTAACAAGTGTCTTTGTTGAATTGTTCATTCTGATTGgatataaaagtttctttttgcTACATGCAATCAAATTTTGTAGCCATGGATGCATTCGGGTCCAAAGATAGCTTGTGTATAATTAATCCCACATAAAGAAGTACATTATTTGCCGAAAATGCAACTTCTGAAACGCCATATATACACATGTTTCTATATGGCACATTATGGAAAACTGAATCAGAGACATCAGGGTTTATACAAAGTTGTTTACCATCAATAACAGGAAAAGGTAGGAGTAAGCGAAAATGTGTATCGTGTGAAAGTCTTCGCTCAGATTCGAGTTACGTTTTACTTAAGGTGTAATGCACATAAGTTTGGCCTACCAATTATGATTTAATCGTTTAGTTTTTGatgcaattttattattcttacatTCTCTTGATGCTCTCAGGGCGACAAAAGATTTTCAGTAACGTTTAACCTATTCTCATAGATCGACATCATCTAACTCGATGttagttgtttagaaataaagctttattcaAAGCTTCAAGTCTATAGATATCGTTCTCAAAGTAAAGCACAGAGAAACAGAGAGACAAACAATCTTATGCAATGTTTCTAGTTCGTTGAGAAGCTTTCTAAAGCTGCAAATAAAAACTTTGCCGTGAATATTAGAACAATATTGgataaacaaaacatgtttaaagtCCGTTTTATAGGAACTTATTCCTTGCTGAAAACATGTTAACCAATATTCAATATGGAATgaaccaaaaacaatttaaaactatgtgGAATACTAATAAATGcttattaacagtttatatatatgATTAAAGATACAGGCTACTGACAAATACCGTTTAAAATCCAATGTAAATAAGAAAAACCTAAGAAATATAAACAGCGACAAGAGTAAAgatttagaacattatttttaatgaaatatagtgACAATTTCTCATACATTACTTTATGATCTGAGTATTATGTGTCTTTTTCAGTATAGGAACTCACAAGGCCATGATTACAACTAACGGAGAGAGATTGATAGGCTAATCTGATGTAGCCCACTTCAATTGCATAACCAATATTGCTTTAGCAACAACTTATGTTATTGTAACGGGAGCGTTAAAAATATCCATATAACTTATATTGAATTTTCTTACATGATCAGTATGGCTAAGGTGTACAACCGAGCACAATCTGGAAATAGACTGTTGCGATGTTTAAGCTTATCTCAGCCAAATATATTGCTATAAGCTGTGCCTGTAACTAGAAATGTCGGtaactataaaaactataaagtttAAAACCTATTGTAAATATCAATGAtatgtgttaataaaaaaaaatactgttacaCTGACTACGTACCAGAAACATGTGTAAAAGACAACATATGAATGTACTTGAAGTATCTTTCAGTTATGACTAATCAATACCTTTTTTTGCATTGGTTTCCGAATTTAAACTGCATCTGAACATTTCCTTCTAAGACTCTTAACAACGTAACAGGTTATAAACACGGCGTGATatcatttgtgtttttttttttacttttccaaaTATACTTCATGTATGATTATAAAAActcactattttaattttataataaagtaataaaaaccttCTATTCTATAGAAtatgttatgaaattaaatacttcctgtaagttcataatattactacgtaaattacttaaattatcgTATTTGCCTAGAGCAAAGAGACGTATCTATGCCATAAACTGCTACCAGATCTAATATCCAGTTCATTTGCATGGCGTCATCACTTTTGAGAGTCATTACTGGCAGTCGTGCTCTCGGTGGAAATGAAAGCGGTATATTCCACTGTCTGCCACACAAATGTTGTCTATTTGTTGTTAatactcttcaattacaaaatatttaactcttcACTTTGCAGTGTTTGGTGAGCGAGTCACGTTATACACAAAATGATAGAAATGTTTTTCATTGCTGCAGACAATATTATTCACGTAAAAAAGATGCATGTTGTTAATTACCTTGTAATCAAAGTTACCAGATAAATTTGTTGTGGATTGtgcaaaaacaaatttaaaactaaaataagttatACCGAAACCATAACAACTGCGTTTGGCGAGACATGTACCAGTATTATTGAACAACAACAAATTCTGTAACCCCTAAATACACGGTGTGAGCCGTGGACAGCTGCGCAAACAGGACTCTTTGTTGTTGACGGTGTTCAAACACTGTTATGCAGAATAACTGTGTCCTCTTTATTCAGTTCATGTAAAGCAACAACATATTTGTATATCATAGAAATGTTGTGTTTCATGTGAGAGTAACGTATtctaaaagtgttctttattcgTGTTAATAACTACGTAACTTGTAGTAGGTCTGTATAATATATGTTTCCAGTCTTGCGATGCTGTGATTATTCCTTGACTGACTAATTTAAAGTTTCATAGATAAGACAATCTAGGGGAGAGTGGGGCAAAACCGACCTCAAAAGCTTTGATCATTTTTGACCTCAAAAAtctgtaacatattttgaaacgATAAACATGAATATGAAAACTATGTTTGTTAGTTAACAAAAGCTGAAGGGTTTTTTGTTctatcttttcatatttttattttataatttttttttcaaagtttgcaAAGTGACTCACATgttatttaaatgcaaaaattattttattaacaatttgtatgaaaactacaaaaaaatgttgtcaaataaaagataatgttaaaaatatgcaCACAAATCACATTCAAAGCCATCGTCCATCTCTTCGCATTTTGAACATGCTTCATGAGCCCATCCCCTGCAGCTTCTGCACTGGATCCAACCTTCGTTGGCTTTTGAGTGGCAATATAGTTCGTTATAGAATATGCACGCTACTTCTGCCTCTTCTTCGTCTGAGCTCGAATCGGAGACTTCAtcagttttttctttttatttttagaatcaaGGATTTTATTTGAGTTAGGAGTTTTAGTGGTAGAGGGTTGGGATTTCTTGGTATTTTCTTCTGAATTGTTCTCACTGTCATCGAAAGGATAAGATAGctttctctttaatttttttgacttTTGCTTTACTTGTTTTCCGTTGTTTTCTTTTCCATTCTGTTCTTTTGCTTTTGCATCTCTTTTTTCCTTtcgttctttttttattttttcttccaaTTGCTTTTTTGCAACAGCGGCCTCTAACTCTGCTTTATAAGGCGATGATGTTAGAATAGCCGTTTTTCCTTGCTTTctaactattttctttttttgcctTACTGCTTCTTGCGGGACAGGCATTAACGCCGTAGGCGaaattttaaatgctgttttagCTGGTGGACCTGAGGACGTTGAGGGCTGGGATAGTTGAGCTATGAAGGAGGTTGATGGTAGGACTTGTGGAACTGAGGAGGTTGATGACAATTTTGGTGGAGTAGAGGAGGTCAGCTGCAGTGCTAAACCTGGAGAAGAGGTTGATGGCAGTGCTGGTGAGGCCGAGGAGATCAGCTGCAGTGCTACCTCTGGAGCAGATGAGGCCAGTGCTGCGCCTGGAGCAGAGGAGGTTGATGGCAGTGCTGGTGTGGCCGAGGAAGTCAGCTGCAGTGATACGTCTGGAGCAGATGAGGACAGTGCTGCACCTGGAGCAGAGGAGGTTGATGGCAGTGCTGGTGAGGCCGAGGAGGTCAGCTGCAGTGCTACGTCTGGAGCAGATGAGGTCAGTGCTGCGTCTGGAGCAGAGGAGGTTGATGGCAGTGCTGGTGAGGCTGAGGAGGTCAGCTGCAGCACTGGAGCTTCCCGCTCAGTCGTTTCTGATGGAGCAAATAAATGGTCTGGGAAAATGTCCTACTTATCGTTGTTAGCTGTTAATTTGTGCGTATAGTTATTATTACGCCTCataattgtactaaatatttcagttattataaattattatcatacttaaaatattgctgttattaataatatttactaaataacaaaaaatattgtatatttttgaagaatttcaaTACTGTGAGCTTTAGAACAATAAATGCACAGGATGTAATAGTGTGAaactaatataattgaaatatgacaagatgtattcatacattttaattaaatgttacattttattcaaaagaacAGAAGAATCTAAATAAATccaagcaaaaattaaaatcccttgcagtaaaatacatacataccAATAGCTGACAATACAGGCGGGCCTATTGTAGGGCGTTATGAGAGATGAAAGACTGTATGTCATTCACGGAACAATTACTCACTAGTgagcataacatttaaaaactttgatgCGTAAATGTAAATCTTGTTTACAGGAATTCGGAACTGTATTTGTACATACGGATAGTAAATATCAATCTTACTATGCGAAAAGTGCGAACAAAATTTGAACCCAGGTATTTCAGTCTTGCCAGGGAAACCCACATATTtttagagaattatattttttttatctctttgtagTACAATTTTTAACTATTGTTAAGACTTCTGGAGTAGGGCGATTCTTCAGGGCATTATGCCTATTCACTATGAGCGAGGGTATACTTTCAACAAACCTGCTTAGAAATTTTGGTGCTGCtgtcttttatttttaactagcgCGGAAACCTTTACGAGCATTTCAAAAGGTATCTCACTGTCTGGCTTTACTGAtggcatgcaaaatttcaattttactcaTTTACCAAAATACTGAAAAAAGTTCATGAATAATTATCTTTCACGCGTCTACCCTGCCGAATATACGTGCTTTATTGTTAGCCAAACCTCTCAGTTACAACTGtaagaactatttttttaataaatgtaacaaaaattaaaagtttatttcaaatattatagttgttttaCACATTGGTaaattactacaaataaataaatgtatagattttaataaatatttcaagtgtcTCTACATATCATTATATGCTACAGTGACTAACTGataagtttaaataacaaaagattagttatgtttttattgttgtgaAAATTTTTGAAGAATATGATGTTAGTTATAAGAAGGAATTTCAGTTAAATTCGACGCTTATAAAAGGGAAcggtatataaaatacaaatattcctCGATTTAAATTTAGAAGAGAAGTAACCGATGAtaccattttgaaaaaaatatatctactCAAAGCTACCATTTTGGATTACATCTAGTTAAATCAAATTACGAAAGTGTGTATTGCAAAATacgaatgtttataaatttagaaagtgTTTCAAATCAGTTAATAATATACGATAATACAATTACTGAATGACATTATGAAggaaacttttatttcaaactaatgcctttttagtattataattataattaccatttacgttatattatttatataaaactatttttgatatTGAAGAGTGAATTGTggaatttaatagtaataatataaattatttgtatattgatataacaatccTTTTAAAGGTCATTGTGAAGGCTGCATTATACttattaaaagttacaatttcTGAGATTCTAATGATGTATAACTAATTAATGTCGATTGTTATATGATGAATAGcgtgtattatttaatttca
The Homalodisca vitripennis isolate AUS2020 chromosome 1, UT_GWSS_2.1, whole genome shotgun sequence DNA segment above includes these coding regions:
- the LOC124353165 gene encoding protein PXR1-like, encoding MPVPQEAVRQKKKIVRKQGKTAILTSSPYKAELEAAVAKKQLEEKIKKERKEKRDAKAKEQNGKENNGKQVKQKSKKLKRKLSYPFDDSENNSEENTKKSQPSTTKTPNSNKILDSKNKKKKLMKSPIRAQTKKRQK